ATGTCAGAGCTCTATATGATACTAGAAAAGTTTCCTCAAATCGAGGAAATTGTTTTTCGAGGTAACGAACTTGTTTATTGCCCTTATGACGAACATAAAGtactttcacaaaaaataaaaatcctcgaTCTTGCAATTTCTGGTTTGGAAGTTGTCTGGTTAGAAGGAACATGTTTAAACATATTCGACGAGCTTCACCAGTTAGAAGCGCTTTTTCTTAATTCCAACAGACTCCAGTCGCTTCCCAAAGACGTTTTCAAAGACCTCACCTCTTTGATCTTTCTGGATCTGTCCTCCAACTCTTTGAAGTACCTTCCTAATGGTATATTCCCTAAAAGTCTACAATATCTTAATCTTGAATTCAACTCCGTTTATGCAGTGGATCCAAACCTCTTCAGCACCCTCAGCTACATCAGCCTGCTGGGAAATGATTTTAATTGTGACTGCAACCTAAGAGATTTCCAAACGTGGTTAAATCAAACTAACATAACGTTTCTTCACCCCATTGAGGATGTGACGTGTGCCAGTCCTGAGGATCAGTACATGGTTTCGGTTGTGAAATCCAGCATACAATGTGAGGATGAAGAGGATGAGAGGAGCGTTGAAAACCTGAGGCTTgtgcttttcattttctgttccaCACTGATCATATTATTCACTGCCAGCGCCATCATTTATGTCTGTCGACGTGGCTACATCTTCAAGCTTTACAAAAAACTTTTTACTAAACTTGTGGATGGAAAGCAACAGGAGCTCGATCCTGATCGATTCTTGTACGACGTGTATCTTTGTTTCAGTTCCAGTGATATTAAGTGGGTGGAAAGAGCGCTGTTGAAGAAGCTCGACTCTCAGTTCTCAGAGCAGAATACACTCCGCTGCTGCTTTGAGGAGCGAGACTTCATACCCGGAGAGGACCATCTTACCAACATGCGAAATGCTATCCAGAATAGTCTAAAAACCCTTTGTGTGGTGTCTGAACATTTCCTGAAGGATGGCTGGTGCTTGGAAACCTTCAACCTGGCTCAGTGCAGAATGCTAGTGGAACTTAAAGACATTTTGGTGGTGCTTGTTGTAGGGAACATACCGCAGTACAAGCTACTGAAGTACGAACAACTGAGATCCTACATTGAGACCAGGAGATACCTTCAGTGGCCCGACGACAGCCAGGATTTGGAGTGGTTTTATGACCAACTTCTGCATAAAATAAGAAACAACACCAAGGTTACACAAACAAATGctaaagaaaaagacaaagagGTAAAAAATAATCCGGAAGCAGCAAATGTGTATGCAGACACGGCAGTGTAAATATGAAGGACCTAGTTTGGAGATACTTTTCTTTGCTTATGGTGAGGTTCTCAATCGTACTACTGTGTTTGACCCACTTTCTTTAAGACGTCGACGTCTACAAAAATGAAGTGTATTATGCTTGTCACCATACTGAACTGTGTaattataaaagtttatttttatcatcCAAAATGTGCAGTAGCATGGTCTTCTTTCTCAGTTGGTGTTAAGTTCAATGGATCTGTGACATTACAGATATGATACCTGCATTAACATGGTAATTGctttaatgttttatgtaaatggcacaccttttaaaaaataattctggaTTTGGCACAAAGTTTAATAAATCAAGACTGTGTGTTACAAGTCACATGTTCAAATAGCTGTGGGACACTAAACTAcatgttatattttttaaataaaacatgacttaaaaataatgtactactttgtaaaattatacttttttatataattctattttgcattcagttattTGAATGGACCTTGGCAAATACCAAATGGTTACtgctaaaaatgacaaatgttggatacaccacacacacacatatttttataaactacaaattattttacatttaccaaatttgatgttttatatttaaattattatgattaataatattattacacgCTTTAATGGTACATCCAATACTAacaaatacaaacatttaaaaaaaattatatttattattctatatataaaaaaaagaacacaaccgattctaaaaaaaaaaatgatttagttaataaataatgttgttgcagaaatgagtcgaatcagacaaatcaaagagtctatcagagctgtgtgcattgaaacgagagccgaactcctcaggaagtcataaatcagttctagtgccacaggaaccaagcaagataaccaaccaaccaacttgttcacacaacagctttcaacattaacaccaatagaacaattattaacaattttaattcgaagaagagattgtcaaatttattgttcgtgattgagatgcaacgctggacatcacatgtaaacccaggagatcaagttaaatacttgcattgacttcccccatcaGGCAGAGCCAGACTggaattcctaagggggaagggctttaaacctttgtcttcacagaaaagtccctttgccagagaattttgtacattatatatggaccagaatgaactcaaaaagacttataaatgaatcgttccattgcttaactccatattcatttatgtgtaacccacacatttgactatcatgtataatcacttattgtgtatgtcttttgataactataggatacaaaGTCATgactagtattgatataatcgaattttcttgcttgatattgtcctgacaatcatttatttgtaaaatatatcataattgtgttataggaatcatgtccaaaattagatcctgcgaggcagttaccacatgcttggtaagataaacaaatgatttatgatcccctgagccaagaccatatctgattggtcaaggcaacatttgaggggtggccaacaaggaagtttaaatactttggactagggctgcaactaacgattattttgataatcgattaatctgtcgattatttttacgattaatcggtttatgtacttatattttagttttttccattttttccccaaggaaattattaatattattgtattttattatttactgggaaaaagctttatagcttatgctgtgaaattgtaaacaatccttcgaaaaaaagtgccaatggcatgaaacctgaatggaactcacaatttaaagtaaaatccatcagaaggttgtccagaaaaaaaaaattgggacacacacaaaaaaacctgctgtgtgaaaaagagcagtgaatacttagaaaagaagtgcattttaaatatactcaaacatttacctctctcattcagtcataattaggctgcaagtctgaattatgaactggtaaacgacaaactgatcacataacatgtttgtaaagcttaaatgttaactgttaaaaagcaatgttatcagcttttacgactaaacatttgcaaacaaccttgtactggagaatctgcacaaataaaattcttaggggccgttcacatatcgcacctaaaaacgcgtggaaaacgctagtcgcgcagctttctccttctttccaaagcgctcgggcagaagcgcccgaggcgtctgcctttgctaagcaaatgacgtgccctctccatgaagacccggaaatttcagcaaaggataaatggatgcggtgtggacgcgcctggaaaaacgggcgcatcgcaccgcgtgcgtgtcgcaaccgcgtcgcttccattatgagagtgcatactgcgcgcctacataggaaataacgaacttgagcacgcaaaagacacgatatgtgaacggccccttaaacagttcagtagtgcagagtttacaggttactcttcattttgaaggctcaaagtaaagtactcccacttcccgctgaatgctgcagagacgctgttcgggaagcacgtgacataaaacgaggccagctattggctattcgctacttcacctgctgtactggctgagtaaaacctccggtggctcattactgccacactttggtcaccgcagatttgaaatatgcacgaaatgagccgcttatggcaaataaaatttatttagcgacgaatcgattactaaattagttgacaactattttaataatcgattttaatcgattttaatcgattaaatcgattcgttgtttcagctctactttggaccccatgaaattttgcttttagtctgcttttagttcccgccttgctcgtgctatcagtcatgctattagtcatgcctgctcttagcttttagcttgtagctttgctacctagctttagcttgtagcatctagccatgcggttagtcatcattgttctttgagcgcggttccagcgtgcatgcctgctgctactatgccacgatgagaaggaaaacaaccttgtctcgtcaaactttatttcttttattttccgtttgagagtttcgtgttttgagttaagttttgtaacgtcgacctcgtctgagcgtttgaactccaaccagccacacaactccagcttcagccaacgcccaagcacgggctccccaagacgtcacttcagccaactgaacttccagccaatcagcgacaccgggatacccctttcaactggagtccctttcacagcaaacgaaggcaacgtatccccagatatttgttgtgctggtgtatctaatataattttagtcacattgaggaactggttgttcatgtttatgcaatttaacgtattgctgtaaactcggAATTCcctatttccattctcttaaactcatctttttcctaactttcgatcttcctgcaacttgtgtgaatgtgtgtgtgcgtgcgtttatgtgttagattagtttatatgtcttagatttatctaataaagccttattcacattgaaaagagaagtatcttgtgttttgtgcttacaagttaatgtctcaaactgccgatcttgttactgtgctaattgatagtgttttcactatagtttggatattagtatccagcgcagatttgatgttaaacggctcgttcagtgaaccgcaggcgcgtctccgcgtgaacagccgtgaaacagtgattctgttcaaattccctttaaaatcttaaatgattccctttgagctaaattgacctgtttcccttacaatgtTCAGGTATGAGATACACAGTCAAGAATGTGAcacttaatataatatttagttttccaTGTAGTATAtctgacaaaaacatttttttttttttttttacaattttcttttaTCTAAAGTCACATAAACTGACTCAATTTCCCTGAAGTCTTGAGGCTAATGTAAATGTTTGCGTACTGCAGGAAGTGGCACTGGTAAAAAGCAGATGACTTTGAAACGAAGCACAATGAGTCCTTCAATTCACCATCATAGAAACTACTGAAGTTTGCttgtgaattattaaaaacatttataggcGAAACATTCAAATCAGCATCAACAAAAAAAGTGCATGACTCAAAtacatacacaacacacacataaatatatacaagTTCATATAAATTGTGCAGGAAAATAATTCTGATTATGTTTTTCTGTTCCCATGAAAAAGTTATGGCCTGTGGCCAGACATAAAAAAATGATCTAAAACAGATGTCACACAAATACTAGCAAGTGGGTAAAAATAGTGTCCTCTTAAATCAGACAAAAAGTTTGCCTTGACGTCATGTCAGGATTCCCATGCACATAATGTCAAGAAACTCTTTCCTGTCAGGAAACAACCAGTTGCTTTTCTGTGCTAAATCTTAATATGGCATTATGTTCTGAATCTCAATCTAACGCTCTCATTTTAAATGTTAGCATAAACTCTCAGATGAGGCTTTTGAATTAATGGTAATAGCAGGCACAGTGgtttttggtttgtgaaactcTACAGAATTGCACTTTGCTTTTACAGTCTTTTtaaaacagttaatttttttgcgaGATAACGGCTCTGCCCTTTCATTATTGTCTTTGTTACTCAGATTGCATTTGACACTTTCTTCCGGTATCACTGGAATCGCTTCGCGAATCTCAAGACTGTCCTGCAGCAACACACAAGTGCCATTTGTTTTTATATGGTTCCATGGTATTTTTTGAGAGGTCTGGGAATTCAATGCTAGGTCCCCTGTCTTCTGTGTATCATGATTAACAGTACAGACCCGAGTTGTGTCAGGTAAAGCACAGCGCTGAACATCTGGAAACTGAATGTGAGCTGGAAAGTTCTGGCTCTCTGGTAGAGGTGAACTGGGGCCACGCACGTTGATTTGGGACCTGTCATGCACTGCATTATCGGACGACAGTGCCTGATGCAAAAGTTGCACTGCGTGCATGCTGTAGCCCCCGGGGAAACATCTGTGGGGGACTGGCCTTGATGTTTGGCTCTGTGAGCAATGTTGGAAGTTGCCAGATTTTACGAAGCAGTCAGCTGAACTGTGCATCGTATCCCGTGAGGATTGAAGGTTTTGACCCACAGGTAAGTGATTGGTCTGTTTAACAAGGCATGGGCTTTCTCGAGATTGGCAGCAAGGATGGTAGGGAGTCCTTTGTCGCTCCCTCATATACTGATGCATGGCGTTCTCACAGGTGCACCTCGTACTGTATGCATATTGATGAAGATGTGCAAGttctgtgcctgataagccattTTCAATCTCAGGACTTGGTCCTTCTGGGTCGGTGCAGCTTCTCAGGGTTGAGTGTTGAGAGGTGATGCCATTGTGCAACTGTGTACATGCTTCCTGTTCCTCATCAGAGGACTTCTCTTCATTCCTGACATTCAACGCCAAGGGCTCAAGCTCATAGTGTTCGGGTTGACCCTCACTTCTGGCGTTATCTATCTGGTACTTGGCTGTGTGGCAACCACCGAGTTTACCTTGGTTCGGATTAGATTGGTTTTCTGATGTGTGCTCTGAAAAGGAATAGCACTGGAGTTTCTTTGGCAAAGGAATCTGTCCACAGGTGCCCTGGGGTCCCAAACAGCGACACATGCATTGGAAGAAAAACGTAGCAAATGCCCAACTAATGCACATGATTAGCATCAGAAACGTCCCCAGTTGAGTGTACGCCAAAACGGTGGATGGCATCATCATCGCACCGGCTACAAAGGTTGTGAGTGCTGCCATTGCTATAGCCGAGCCCATTCTGCTCAAGGAGAATACCACTTTTCCTTCCCTGTCTGGTTGTGGTGCAAGGCGGTACGCCACTCCATAATGGACAGCAAAGTCCACAGAGAGGCCTACAGCAACTGAGATAGTCACTGATTCAAGCACATTTAGTTCCCAACCCAAGAGCACCAGCGACCCAACTGTGACAAATATGGTTCCGGCGATTGATATGATGGCATAGAGGCTGATGATGATATTCCAGGTGGTCAAGAGCATAACACTGAAGGCCACTATTACCGACAGTGCCATAGCGATAAGAGTCCCATCCGAAAGACTGTCCTGTAGGTCGTAGAACTCCAGGTTGCTTACAAACCATCCATAGCTCAGTCCTTCAGGGGCATCCGTCAGCTCCTTCTGAATCCAAGCATCCACTTCTCTGTAAAACTGATGCATCTTCTCGTACGCCAGAGTGAAATGGTATGTACTTCGAAACTCGAGCACAATTGCTCGAATTGTGTCATTGATGTCAAACCTTGGCCCTGGAGTCTTGCTGTCAAGGTGGTAGATGGTGCTTCGGTCGAGCTCCATAATTGCCCGTTTGATGCACAACTCAAAGACGTCTTGTCGGTAAGGGAATATGGATTGACTACAACAGGGATAGACGGAAGCTTCTTCACAGTCTTGGTTTTCCATCCATTGCTTGAAAGTCTCCATGAAGCAGCTCGTGAAGTCTTGCTCCTCGGACTGGAACACGAAGCTCTGGTTCCTAAGCTTCTGGCAGAAGTTGAGAATCCATATCTGACTCGCAGGACTCGCAATGTTGAAGGTTGTGTCAAGTGTCAGTTTACCCTTATTTTTGGGGCTAAGCGGATCTCCATTGTCGACTGGAGTAACTCCCCAAATGATGGTGATTGGCATGTGGAGGTCTTCCCCATGGTTGACCCGTTCAAACATAAAGAGTTTTTTGTACTCCGCATCGTAGCGTTCAAAGGGATGGGAAGAGCGGAAAACCTGAAACTCCGACAGCTCCAGAGAAGGCAGTTTCATCTTGGGATTGACGCAGACAACGTAGGCACCACCCGCCATCATCGCCAAGAACCACAAGAGCCACAAGTAGCGCAACTTGATCACGATGCAAGGCAAAACTTTCTCAAAGAAAATCCGGGAGGCCTCTGAGATGCTAAAAAGACACTTGTTGACTATCTGGTACAGGCTTGTCCAAAACGTCGTAGCACCCTCCGTCTGGTGGTGTTGTGACCGGGAACATGTAAAGAGGTTGACCAGGTACCTTTCATGTAGGACCACCACAGCTGGCAACCAGGTGACCATCAGTATGTAGTTAACCAGGATAGCAGTACCAGCGTACACACCAAAGCATCGGATGGCAGTGATGTTGCTCACGTAGTTGGCATAGAAGGCGGCAGCCGTGGTGAAGCTGGTGACAAACATAGAAAGTGCTGCATGGTGAAGCGTGACGCTGACTGTCTCAGACAGTTCAGAATTGGGTTTGTCAAGCTTTGTGTAGTTCCAGACATCGCAGAGGACAAATGCATCGTCTGCGCCAATTCCAACCAGTATGATGAGTGCGGTGAGGTTCATGAAGGGGAAGAAATCAAAGTTGAAGACCACACGGTACAGGAAGTACGAGACGATGAGCGAACTGATAATAGCAAACATGGTCATAAGGGTGATGAACATTGATCTCGTGTAGATGCACATGACTACCAACACGATCACAATTGCTATTGCGGGATACATGGTATCTGTCAGAAGGTAGTCCTGAAATAAGTCGTGTTTAATGCCAAATTCTATTCCTGTGATGGTCGTGATCCCGTCCGACGAGTTCCAGTTCTCAAAGTTGTCCAAGTAAATGTTCATCATCGTTTCGCCTTTCTCCGTCGGGGAGAAGAGCATGCTGTACTTGAGGTTAGGCGTGAGGTAGTCCGTGTTCTTTGGATTCAGAAAGTCTTTGTCCACCAAGAAGTGAAACATCTGATACACGGCGTTGTATTTTGTACACTTCCGTGGCACGTTGCCACACTTGAGGTCCTTCTTACGGGTCGTCATATCCCAGCACTCGGGTCCGAGAGTGCCATTGTGGTAATACTTTGCACAGGAGCGTAGGATCTTCAGAGTGTGGGAAACATCTCGCTCTGTGATCTTTTGGCAGGAGGACTTGTTAGTAAGAACCGCTATGTAGTTCCCAAGTGTCCAGCTGGGACAACATGAGGCAGCAGTGGTGCGCTGACACAGATCCAAGTATTGGGGATGGGAACGAACCTGCAGGACCAAACATGAAAAACACCAGTAAAACTCATTTCAATCATCCCATTATTTATATGCAAGAACTATAATCAATATATGCAATGCAATGCTACATACCCGTGTATTGTCAAAATTGCACATGGATTTTATTGCCTGTACATTCCACAAGTTCTTTCCCTCTGCAGAGGCAAATACGATTCGGGAATAGCGGTCACCTGTAGAG
The sequence above is a segment of the Carassius gibelio isolate Cgi1373 ecotype wild population from Czech Republic chromosome A20, carGib1.2-hapl.c, whole genome shotgun sequence genome. Coding sequences within it:
- the LOC127938689 gene encoding protein dispatched homolog 1, whose protein sequence is MALSEAFITSSAGSSADTGYPAADATEEPEDEQTGQNGAVCPSPPGSASSSHVTDSQRRAVLLPAPCCVYCSPRQPVCCSGNQQDCALFQSGVSSAALHMSSSCVQGVRCFCMQHHWPEHLQKQPNMTTLSPPRPFRFPKSYAELIADWPVVVLGVCTVLIVVCALVGILVPDLPDFSNPLQGFEPRGTAIGQRLVTWNNMVKNTGYKATLANYPFKYADEQAKSHQVDRWSKDNYDRKKRQAEWDFSKDSFFCDVPSDRYSRIVFASAEGKNLWNVQAIKSMCNFDNTRVRSHPQYLDLCQRTTAASCCPSWTLGNYIAVLTNKSSCQKITERDVSHTLKILRSCAKYYHNGTLGPECWDMTTRKKDLKCGNVPRKCTKYNAVYQMFHFLVDKDFLNPKNTDYLTPNLKYSMLFSPTEKGETMMNIYLDNFENWNSSDGITTITGIEFGIKHDLFQDYLLTDTMYPAIAIVIVLVVMCIYTRSMFITLMTMFAIISSLIVSYFLYRVVFNFDFFPFMNLTALIILVGIGADDAFVLCDVWNYTKLDKPNSELSETVSVTLHHAALSMFVTSFTTAAAFYANYVSNITAIRCFGVYAGTAILVNYILMVTWLPAVVVLHERYLVNLFTCSRSQHHQTEGATTFWTSLYQIVNKCLFSISEASRIFFEKVLPCIVIKLRYLWLLWFLAMMAGGAYVVCVNPKMKLPSLELSEFQVFRSSHPFERYDAEYKKLFMFERVNHGEDLHMPITIIWGVTPVDNGDPLSPKNKGKLTLDTTFNIASPASQIWILNFCQKLRNQSFVFQSEEQDFTSCFMETFKQWMENQDCEEASVYPCCSQSIFPYRQDVFELCIKRAIMELDRSTIYHLDSKTPGPRFDINDTIRAIVLEFRSTYHFTLAYEKMHQFYREVDAWIQKELTDAPEGLSYGWFVSNLEFYDLQDSLSDGTLIAMALSVIVAFSVMLLTTWNIIISLYAIISIAGTIFVTVGSLVLLGWELNVLESVTISVAVGLSVDFAVHYGVAYRLAPQPDREGKVVFSLSRMGSAIAMAALTTFVAGAMMMPSTVLAYTQLGTFLMLIMCISWAFATFFFQCMCRCLGPQGTCGQIPLPKKLQCYSFSEHTSENQSNPNQGKLGGCHTAKYQIDNARSEGQPEHYELEPLALNVRNEEKSSDEEQEACTQLHNGITSQHSTLRSCTDPEGPSPEIENGLSGTELAHLHQYAYSTRCTCENAMHQYMRERQRTPYHPCCQSRESPCLVKQTNHLPVGQNLQSSRDTMHSSADCFVKSGNFQHCSQSQTSRPVPHRCFPGGYSMHAVQLLHQALSSDNAVHDRSQINVRGPSSPLPESQNFPAHIQFPDVQRCALPDTTRVCTVNHDTQKTGDLALNSQTSQKIPWNHIKTNGTCVLLQDSLEIREAIPVIPEESVKCNLSNKDNNERAEPLSRKKINCFKKTVKAKCNSVEFHKPKTTVPAITINSKASSESLC